ATGGTTCCGTGAGCGGGAGCCGATCCCGGCGCGAGCCGGCGAACGCCAAGCGGCGGGCGGGGACACCTGGCCAAGCGGCCTCGGGCGGACTCCCCCAGGAGGATGTCCTTCAAGCCCGCCTGGGCCACTTCTTCCGAGACCAGAGCCTCCTCCGGATGGCCCTGACGCACCCCTCCGCCGCGGTCGAGGCGGGGCTTCCGCGGCGGCTGTCCTACGAGCGGCTCGAATTCCTCGGCGACTCGGTCCTCAACTTCCTCGTGGCGGACCTCGTCTTCCACCGCTTTCCCGCCGAGGAGGAAGGGGTTCTTACGCGGGTTCGGGCCCACTGGATCAGCCGGCGCGTGCTGGCCGCCGAAGCGGAGGCGCTGGGGGTCGGAGCCGCGCTCCGGATGGGGGAGGGGGAGCGAAGGGATGGTGGGGCGGGGAAGGAGCGGGTGCTGGCGAGCGCCTTCGAGGCGCTCCTCGGTGCGCTGTACCTGGACGCGGGCGTACCTGCCGCCCGCCGCGCCGTGTCCGCGATCTTCTCGGAGCCGATCCGGAAGCGTGGGCTGGCCGTTCTGGAGGAGGACGCCAAGACCCGCCTTCAGGAAACCCGTCAGGCGGCCAACCTGCCCCTCCCCGTGTACGCCACCTCGCCCGCGGAGGGAGGAGGATTCGTGGCGACGGTGAGCCTCGACGGATTGGAGGCGGGCTCGGGGAAAGGACCCACCCGGAAGGCGGCGGAGCAGGCCGCCGCGCGGGCCGCGCTCCAGATCGGCGGGGGCGAAACGGGCCCACGAGGATAGCCCGCCGCCGGGAATTCAAGCCCCCCGCTGACCCCTCGGTGGAACTCGACGGAACGGTCCCTACCCGTTTTCCCTTTCGGAACAGCCGCGGCCGCTGCAGGCATCGGGGTCGGGGCACTCCCCGCATTCCGCCTCCAGCGTCACGTGTCCGATGGACCACTCTTCCTTCAGGTAGCGGCGCATGTCCGAGAAGAGCTTCTCGGCGGCCGGCACGGTCCTCTCCGGAACGGCCACGTGGGCCGTCAGCATGCGTTCTCCCGGGCCCACTTCCCAAACGTGCACGTGGTGGACGTGCGCGGGCTGAAAATGCGCCTCGATGGAATCCACGAGCGACTCGAGGTCGAGGTCCCTCGGAACGGCTTCGGTGACGATGTGGAGGGATTCCAGAACGATTCTCCACGCTCCGATCAGCACGGCGAGACTCACCGCGATGGAGGCGACGGGGTCCAGATAGGGGCCCACGGGGGTCCCCATGAAAGCCGCCGCGACCACCACGGTGAGGGAGACGAGGGCGTCCTGGAGCAGGTGGAGGAAGGCGCTTCGAACGTTGAGGTCATGCCGGTCGTGGCGGTGAAGGAGCCAGACCCCGCCCATGTTGCCCAGGAAGGCGAAGAGGGCCGTCCAGAAGATGAGACCGGCGGCCACCGGCTGGGGGTGGAGGAGCCGGTGGAGGGCTTCCTTGGCGATGAGGACGGAGATGACCACGAGCAGGCCGGCGTTGACCAGGGCCGCCAGGACCTCGGCCCTCTTGTACCCGAAGGTGTGGCGGGGGCTGGGGGGCCTCCGTCCGAGCCGGCGCGCGGCGATGGCGAGCAGAAGGGACGCCACGTCCGAAAGGTTGTGAAGCGCGTCCGCGAGCAGAGCCAGGCTTCCGGCCATCAGCCCCGCCACGACCTCCACCGCCGTGATGGCGACGTTGAGGGCCACGCTGATCCAGAGGCGCGCCCCCTGATCCACGCCATCGGTGCGGCCCATGGCTCAAGCCTCCCGGTCCGCGGGCGTGGGGGATCCCGGCCCCGACGCTTCCCGGAGCCAGTCCCGCAACAGAGAAGGGGAAGGGGAAAAGCCCTGACAGACCAGGCGGCCGTCGATCAGGAGAGCGGGAAGACGGTCCACCCCGATCGCCTGGATGGCCTCCGGATCGCGGATTTCGGAAATCTCGGCATCGAGACCGATTTCGGCGCAGGCCTCCCGCGTCCGCCTCAGCAGTTCCTGGCAGGCGCCGCATCCGCGGCCCGCCACAGCGATGCGCAGACCGGAGGCGGGCCTCACGATCCGGCCGCCCTGTGGGTGTCTCTTGTCCAGTGCGCTGTCTCCATAGGCCTCACCTGTTCGCGGCGGTCCTCCCTCGGAGGATCGCCTTGCACGGCACAGTGTACTCCCCCGGCGCTCAGTCTGGGGGCCTCCGGGAGGAACGCGCGGGGGCCCCGGGTCCTTCCCCGTCCGCACCCGGAGGTCCCGGGGCGGCCTCCGGTCCTTGAGCCGGGCACCCTCCGGCGGTAGCATCAAAAGGTGGAGGGCCCATGGCGGGGTTTCCGAAGTCCCAGTGGTTCGTTTTCCTCAAGGACTACGCCTGCCTGACGGCCGGAAGCCTCCTCATCGCGGCGGGTGTGGATCTCTTTCTCACCCCCAACAAGGTGGTCTCCGCGGGCGTCACGGGCCTGGCCATGCTGGCCCACTTCCTCTGGTCATGGCCCGTCGGAGCCGTCACCTTCGGCCTGAACGTGCCCCTTCTCGCCGCCGGCTTGCGGTGGGGGGGCGGCGTGCGGGTCCTCTTCCGGACCGTCTACGCGGTGGCCGTCATGTCCCTCGGCATCGACCTTCTGGAGCCCCTTCTCCCCGCCGTCACGGGAGACCCCCTCATCTACACGCTCTTCGGCGGGCTGATGGACGGCCTGGGGGTCGGCCTCGTCTTGAGGGGAGGCGGCACCACGGGCGGGACGGACATCCTCGCCCAGCTCCTCCACCGTTACCGCCGAATCCCCTTCGGCCAGGTCTTCCTGTGGAGCAACACCGCCATCCTCCTCCTGGCGATCCCCGTGGTGGGCCTCGTTCCGGTCCTCTACGCCCTGCTCGTCAACTACATCTCCAGCCGGGTCATTGACGCGGTGCAGGAGGGGATCGGCTTCGCGCGGGCCATCCTCGTGGTTTCGGATCGCGTGGAAGAGGTCCGCAAGGCCATTCTGGACGAGGTGGGACGAGGGGTCACCCTCTTTCAGGGGATGGGGGGCTTCACGCGGACCCCGCGGGAGATCCTGTACGTGGTGGTGTCCCGGTCGCAGGTGAGCCACTTCAAGCGCATCATCGCCGAGATCGACCCAAGGGCTTTCGTGGTCGTGACGGAGGCCAACGAGGTGCTGGGAGAGGGCTTCCGCCCCGTGGCGGCGGAGTGACCCATCCTGTCCGCGGCGGCTCCCAACCGCTCAATCGCCCCCTCGACGTCGAGTCCCCGCCCTCACCGGACGGCGCCTGCCCGGAAAAGAGAAACGCCGGCCGGAGACTCTCCGGCCGGCGCTGACTCCTGGCCCGGTCTCTCCTAGGAGGCCTTGGCGAAGGTGTGGCAGTTCGAGCAGTCGATCTTCTTGTCGCCGACGTGCTTGTTGTGCAGGCTGAAGAAGCCGGGGTTGGACTTGGCGCCGTGGCACGAGGAGCAGAGGGGCTTGCCGTTTCGCGTGCTCACGGGAGTGTACCCGAGGGTCGCCCAGTCGAGGCGGTTCTGGTCGTGGCAGGTGGCGCAAGAGAGGGCCTGGTCGGAGGAGGCCACCTCGTGATAGAGCCCCATGAACCGCTCGGTTTCGGCAAAGGTGTGGCCCGAGTAGGTCCAGCCCACGGCCGCGGCCCCCTGGGCCACCGCCGTATTGATGTCGGAAGACTGGAAGAAGATCCCGATCTTGAGGGGCAGGAGGCGGTTGGTCGCCGGGTCCATGGGCTGGCGTCCCTCGTGGCGCTTCATGGCGACGATCTTGGAGCCCGGCTCCTGCACCGAGCCATTGGGTCCGGCCATGAGGATCTTCCCGTTGGGACCCGGCACGGCGGGCGCGCCGAACTGGTAGAAGCGCGAGCGGCCGTTGAAGAAGCCGTACACGGGGCTGACATTGGATGCCTTGTCCATGTGGGGTTCATACAGTCCCGTGACGGCGTCCAGGTCGCCCGGCAGGCTCCAATCCCGCACCATGTCCGTGGGGGCCCCCTTGGCGAAGGACGGGATGTGGCAGGTGGTGCAATCCACCCGCTTCAAGTGCTTGTTGAGGTCGGCCGAATCGTGGGGCGCGTCGCCGTGGCAGTTGGAGCAAGCCACCACCGTGGGTGTGTCCCGTTCTCTCAGGTCGATTCCCCGGCCCGGGATTCGGTGTCCCGCGGCGACGTGGCAGTCTAGGCAGGCGAGACCCGCGCCGCCGGCGGACTCGGGAGCCATGTGGATGTCCAGTGCGGGGGTCGCGTTGCGGTGGGCTTCTTCGAGGTCGCCCCGCTTGTAGTTGTTCCCGCCCCCGGCCCGGGTGTGGCAATTGAGGCAGGTGTCGCTGGAAGGCAGGTGGATGTCCACCGCGGCCTGCAGGAGGGAGACGGACATCTTGGCCAGGTCGGGAACGAAGCGGTATTGACCGTTCACCAGCCCCACCGTTCGCTTGTACTGGGGAGCGTGGCAGAGAAGGCAGTCGATGTTCTCGAGCTGGGCCTGGGTGGCCTCGGGAGTCGGCTTTGCGCCAAGGCCCGCGTGGCACCGGCCGCAGCCTCCGTCCACTTGCTGTCCGTACACGTTGGTGAGCTTCCCGATCCAGTTGATGTCGGGGTAGATGCAGAAGTCGTTGATGCCGCCGAGCTTTCCGGCCACCGGCGAATCCAGGCCGTCCACCTCGGAGGCGTCTCCCTGCCACTGGTAGTGCGCGCTCCCGTGAAAGGCCAGGGCCTCGTCGGTGTGGCACTGGAGGCAGGTCCGGGTTCCCTCGAAGGAAGTGAAGCGGCCCGCGTGGGAGCCCACGAGAGGGGGAACATCCCGAATCGTCAGGCCGGCGGAGGCGGACTTCGTGACACCGCCGGAGGTGTAGGTGGCGGAGACCGTGACGGCCTGGTCCGAGGGGACCTCGCCGGCCGACAGGACGCCCGCCGCGATGGAAGCGTAGGCGGAATCTTCGCTCCAGACGGCGGCGGCAGTGACGTTCTGGGTGGAGCCGTCGCTGAAGGTGGCGGTGGCGGTGAAGGTCCCCGAGGCGTTCTCCGGGATTTCGGAGGGTCCCGACAGGGCCAGGGAGGAAAGAGCCACCACGTTGCGGATGGTGAGGCCGGCGGAGGCGGACTTCGTGACGCCGCCGGAGGTGTAGGAGGCGGAGACCGTGACGGCCTGGTCCGAGGGGACCTCTCCGGCCGACAGGACGCCCGCCGCGATGGAAGCGTAGGCGGAATCTTCGCTCCAGACGGCGGCGGCGGTGACGTTCTGGGTGGAGCCGTCGCTGAAGGTGGCGGTGGCGGTGAAGGTGCCCGAGGCGTTCTCCGGGATTTCGGAGGGTCCCGACAGGGCCAGGGAGGAAAGGACCACCGTGGTTCCCCCTCCGCAGTTGGCGGGCGCGTTCCTCACGTCTCGCTCGGCGAAGCGGGTCGTTCCCTGGAACTCGGCGCGCACGCGGCAGGGCACGTACGGGGGGGCGGTGAGGATCAGTTTCCAGCGCTCCTCCCGATCCACCGTGGCGGTGCCCAGGGGCTCACCCGACTGGGCGTCCTTCACGAGGACGATGGACCGCCGGGGCCCCTTGCCCTCGACTTTCAGCTTGGACTCGCCGGCGCGCCACTCGGCTTTGGTGATGGTGTAATCCGTGGCCAGGGCGGCCAGGCTCGCTCCCAGGGCCAGACAAAGGGACAGACAGGTACGAATCCAGAAAGATGCTCGCATTTCCTCTCCTCGAAGGCAGAAACGGTCTGTGAGACGTCAGGGCGGGTCCGTGGACAGGTACCT
This portion of the Acidobacteriota bacterium genome encodes:
- the rnc gene encoding ribonuclease III — encoded protein: MSGSRSRREPANAKRRAGTPGQAASGGLPQEDVLQARLGHFFRDQSLLRMALTHPSAAVEAGLPRRLSYERLEFLGDSVLNFLVADLVFHRFPAEEEGVLTRVRAHWISRRVLAAEAEALGVGAALRMGEGERRDGGAGKERVLASAFEALLGALYLDAGVPAARRAVSAIFSEPIRKRGLAVLEEDAKTRLQETRQAANLPLPVYATSPAEGGGFVATVSLDGLEAGSGKGPTRKAAEQAAARAALQIGGGETGPRG
- a CDS encoding cation diffusion facilitator family transporter, coding for MGRTDGVDQGARLWISVALNVAITAVEVVAGLMAGSLALLADALHNLSDVASLLLAIAARRLGRRPPSPRHTFGYKRAEVLAALVNAGLLVVISVLIAKEALHRLLHPQPVAAGLIFWTALFAFLGNMGGVWLLHRHDRHDLNVRSAFLHLLQDALVSLTVVVAAAFMGTPVGPYLDPVASIAVSLAVLIGAWRIVLESLHIVTEAVPRDLDLESLVDSIEAHFQPAHVHHVHVWEVGPGERMLTAHVAVPERTVPAAEKLFSDMRRYLKEEWSIGHVTLEAECGECPDPDACSGRGCSERENG
- a CDS encoding thioredoxin family protein, which translates into the protein MRPASGLRIAVAGRGCGACQELLRRTREACAEIGLDAEISEIRDPEAIQAIGVDRLPALLIDGRLVCQGFSPSPSLLRDWLREASGPGSPTPADREA
- a CDS encoding YitT family protein encodes the protein MAGFPKSQWFVFLKDYACLTAGSLLIAAGVDLFLTPNKVVSAGVTGLAMLAHFLWSWPVGAVTFGLNVPLLAAGLRWGGGVRVLFRTVYAVAVMSLGIDLLEPLLPAVTGDPLIYTLFGGLMDGLGVGLVLRGGGTTGGTDILAQLLHRYRRIPFGQVFLWSNTAILLLAIPVVGLVPVLYALLVNYISSRVIDAVQEGIGFARAILVVSDRVEEVRKAILDEVGRGVTLFQGMGGFTRTPREILYVVVSRSQVSHFKRIIAEIDPRAFVVVTEANEVLGEGFRPVAAE